A single region of the Roseimicrobium gellanilyticum genome encodes:
- a CDS encoding DUF4919 domain-containing protein yields the protein MEDLKKLFVEFLQAPTQENFLNVRNAVLADAQFDPYTDAIDGVPKMMEAGELEQALEVMKHALFPHLVLSPGAHLNIAFVLHKLGREKDAAFEHHISQMLQKAIEETGDGTEARPYLVTRTSDEYDYLFAHELEAKTQALAKSPDGKHEYDVLTTTTGQQIWFDVTDISRVLARRMERAGEASE from the coding sequence ATGGAAGACCTGAAGAAGCTGTTTGTAGAATTCCTTCAAGCTCCGACGCAGGAGAATTTTCTGAATGTGCGGAATGCCGTGCTGGCGGATGCGCAATTCGACCCGTACACGGATGCCATCGACGGTGTGCCGAAGATGATGGAGGCTGGTGAGCTGGAGCAAGCGCTGGAGGTGATGAAGCACGCCCTCTTCCCCCACCTCGTGCTCAGCCCCGGGGCGCACCTGAACATCGCCTTCGTCCTGCACAAGCTGGGCCGGGAAAAGGATGCCGCCTTTGAGCATCACATCTCCCAGATGCTGCAAAAGGCGATTGAGGAAACAGGCGACGGCACGGAAGCGCGCCCCTACCTCGTCACGCGCACCTCGGATGAGTATGACTACCTCTTCGCCCACGAGTTGGAAGCGAAGACCCAGGCGCTCGCGAAGAGTCCGGATGGCAAACACGAGTACGACGTGCTCACCACCACCACAGGCCAGCAGATTTGGTTTGATGTCACCGACATCAGCCGGGTACTTGCCAGACGGATGGAGCGTGCCGGAGAAGCCTCCGAATAG